GCTCACGCAGCGCCGCCCCGAGCAATGCCGATAGCTCGCAGCGGCACGCCTTCAAGGCATTGCCGCCCGTCATGGCCTACAGCTAGGATCGGCTCAGGAAGCGCATCCTGGAATGCCGATCGAGCTCAAGTAATTCCTGGTTAAGACGATTCGCCGAAACTTAGGCCGGAATTAACGAAAGACCGGGCTGGAACCAGCCATATAGTAATTGTTCGGAGGGGGCGCGGGCGGCGCGAAGACTGAATCCCCCGAGCAAAGCTGGTATACCACCCCATCCCACCCCACCACCACCACCACCACCAACCCCAGGAGGCCGAGGATCACACCTTGGCCTCTAACTTTTTTTGGGGCCCCGCCCTGGCGGGGCCGGCGGCGTGGTGGTCTTTTTGTGATTTACTGGTGCGTGCGCGATCTGGACGGCGTCAGGGTGGCCATGGTGGTCGCTTTCGAGGGGTTCCGGGACGAGGAACTCTTCCTGCCGCGCGGCATTCTCGAGCGGCGGGGCGCCTCGGTGACCGTCCTGTCGGATCGGACCGGGACGGCCGTGGGAAGACTCGGCGGCACGTGCGAGGTGCGGGACCTGATCGGGACGGCCAGGGCCGCGGACTATGCCGCCGTGGTGTTCGTCGGTGGTCCCGGCATTCGCGCCTACGCGCTGCGGCCCGATTGCCTGGCCCTGGCCCGGGAGGCCGCGGATGGCGCGAAGATCGTGGCGGCCATCTGCGCGGCGGGGGCGATCCTGGCGCACGCCGGAGTCCTGCGGGGCCGGCGCGCCACCTGCTACCCCACGGAGGGAGAAGTCCTGCGCAAGGCCGGCGCAAGCTACACCGGGCAGGCCCTGGAGGTAGACAAGAACGTGATCACCGCCGACGGGCCCCAGGCTTCGAGCCGGTTCGGCGCGGCGGTGGCGGACGCCGTGGTCCGGCACCGCAGGTCTGTACCCGTACGCGGCTGACGGCGCGGGTTTCAATTAAACTTCGCCAGGGCTTAACGCTCCCTTAGGCGGTTTTCCGCTCCACGGGGGCGATAACTTCAGCGTGACGGCTCCGCCAACCGTTGTTCGCCCTCCGGTCTCAGTGGGAGACTCGGCCGGGCGCGCGGGCGCGAGCCTCAAGCGGCTGAACGAGCTCCAGGCCGAGTACGAGCAGGTCTACGGCAACACGGCGGCCTACCGGGCGATCGCCGGCAACCCGGTCAGCAGCCGGGCCATCGCCGGAGGGCGGGCGCTGGCGGGCGCCGTGAC
This is a stretch of genomic DNA from Candidatus Tanganyikabacteria bacterium. It encodes these proteins:
- a CDS encoding DJ-1/PfpI family protein, whose protein sequence is MRDLDGVRVAMVVAFEGFRDEELFLPRGILERRGASVTVLSDRTGTAVGRLGGTCEVRDLIGTARAADYAAVVFVGGPGIRAYALRPDCLALAREAADGAKIVAAICAAGAILAHAGVLRGRRATCYPTEGEVLRKAGASYTGQALEVDKNVITADGPQASSRFGAAVADAVVRHRRSVPVRG